In Enoplosus armatus isolate fEnoArm2 chromosome 2, fEnoArm2.hap1, whole genome shotgun sequence, one DNA window encodes the following:
- the chrna6 gene encoding neuronal acetylcholine receptor subunit alpha-6 — translation MQQAARWTLLLVLVGLMAHDCFTSKAEDRLFRKLFRRYNQFIRPVENVSDPVTVEFEVSISQLVKVDEVNQIMETNLWLRHIWNDYKLRWIPAEFDGIEFIRVPSNKIWRPDIVLYNNAVGDFLVEDKTKALLKFDGTITWVPPAIFKSSCPMDITYFPFDYQNCSMKFGSWTYDKAKIDLVLIGSKVNLKDFWESGEWEIIDAPGYKHDIKYNCCEEIYPDITYSFYIRRLPLFYTINLIIPCLLISFLTVLVFYLPSDCGEKVTLCISVLLSLTVFLLVITETIPSTSLVIPLIGEYLLFTMIFVTLSIVITVFVLNVHYRTPMTHTMPGWVRSVFLKVLPRIMLMRRPIDEDSKAGGLDSSGEAGGAGGGGGGGGAKGGKKRKNSLMQQVGGGSLNCLEFGDSKLSSMEGCTGKKCPCPCQHGKETPETPDMGKMTRQLSPQSISTVVAFSVMSPEIKQAIESVKYIAENMRSRNKAKEVEDDWKYVAMVIDRIFLWVFVTVCVLGTVGLFLQPLCGFVS, via the exons ACTGCTTTACGTCCAAGGCAGAGGACCGGCTGTTCAGGAAACTGTTCCGAAGATATAACCAGTTCATCAGACCGGTGGAGAACGTCTCTGACCCCGTCACTGTGGAGTTCGAGGTCTCCATCTCGCAGCTTGTCAAAGTT GATGAGGTGAATCAGATCATGGAAACAAATTTATGGCTCAGACAT atTTGGAATGACTACAAGCTGCGGTGGATACCGGCAGAGTTTGACGGGATTGAGTTCATTAGAGTTCCGTCAAACAAGATCTGGAGACCCGACATTGTGCTCTACAACAA TGCTGTAGGTGACTTCCTGGTGGAGGACAAGACCAAGGCTCTGCTGAAGTTTGATGGGACCATCACCTGGGTTCCTCCAGCCATTTTCAAATCCTCCTGTCCCATGGACATCACCTACTTCCCCTTCGACTATCAGAACTGCTCCATGAAGTTTGGGTCCTGGACTTATGACAAAGCCAAGATTGACCTGGTACTTattgggtcaaag GTGAACCTGAAAGACTTCTGGGAGAGCGGCGAGTGGGAAATCATTGACGCTCCAGGCTACAAGCATGATATCAAGTACAACTGTTGTGAGGAGATCTACCCAGACATCACTTACTCCTTCTACATCCGGCGCCTGCCACTCTTCTACACCATCAACCTCATCATCCCCTGCCTCCTCATCTCTTTCCTCACAGTGCTGGTTTTCTATCTCCCGTCCGACTGTGGAGAGAAGGTCACGCTCTGTATCTCCGTCCTGCTCTCCCTCACTGTGTTCCTGCTCGTTATCACCGAGACCATCCCCTCCACGTCACTGGTCATCCCGCTCATTGGAGAGTACCTGCTCTTCACAATGATCTTTGTCACGCTCAGCATCGTCATCACCGTGTTTGTGCTGAATGTACACTACCGCACGCCAATGACCCACACTATGCCGGGTTGGGTGCGCTCGGTGTTTCTCAAAGTGCTGCCGAGGATTATGCTGATGCGGAGACCAATTGATGAAGACAGCAAGGCTGGGGGGTTGGACAGCAGTGGGGaggcaggaggagctggagggggaggaggaggcggaggagcgaaaggagggaagaaaaggaagaataGCTTGATGCAG CAGGTCGGAGGAGGCTCCCTCAACTGTCTGGAGTTCGGAGATAGTAAGCTGTCGTCCATGGAGGGCTGCACTGGGAAGAAATGCCCTTGCCCCTGTCAGCATGGGAAGGAGACCCCAGAAACACCAGACATGGGGAAGATGACACGTCAGCTGAGTCCACAGAGCATCAGCACAGTGGTGGCCTTTTCTGTGATGTCACCTGAGATCAAACAGGCCATCGAGAGCGTCAAGTACATTGCGGAGAACATGAGGAGTCGCAACAAGGCCAAAGAG GTGGAGGATGACTGGAAGTACGTTGCCATGGTGATCGATAGAATCTTCCTTTGGGTGTTTGTGACCGTGTGCGTCCTGGGAACCGTGGGCCTCTTCCTCCAGCCTCTTTGCGGCTTCGTCTCATAA
- the chrnb3a gene encoding neuronal acetylcholine receptor subunit beta-3a isoform X1, producing the protein MTGGSMKFAVAVLWFSLALGKATMEAQEDFVSLAEMEDSLLRNLFRGYQKWVRPVQHANDTITVRFGLKISQLVDVDEKNQLMTTNVWLWQEWVDVKLKWNPDDYGGITSIRVPSETIWLPDIVLYENADGRFEGSLMTKAIVRWDGTITWTPPASYKSSCTMDVTFFPFDRQNCSMKFGSWTYDGNMVDLVLVDHYVDRKDFFDNGEWEILNATGVKGSRRDGVYWYPFVTYSFILKRLPLFYTLFLIIPCLGLSFLTVLVFYLPSDEGEKLSLSTSVLVSLTVFLLVIEEIIPSSSKVIPLIGEYLLFIMIFVTFSIIVTVFVINVHHRSSATYHPMAPWVKSLFLQKLPRLLCMRGHTDRYHFPDMEMRSPELKPRRGVGRRGVPGHSGGQQRGPLAGKEDENQAWLAMLEKATSSVRYISRHIKKEHFIREVVQDWKFVAQVLDRIFLWAFLTVSILGTVLIFTPALQMYLSTP; encoded by the exons ATGACAGGGGGGAGCATGAAGTTTGCGGTCGCGGTGCTGTGGTTCTCCCTGGCTCTCGGGAAGGCTACAATGGAAG CTCAGGAAGACTTTGTGTCGCTGGCCGAGATGGAGGATTCCTTGTTGCGGAACCTTTTCAGGGGTTACCAGAAGTGGGTGCGGCCTGTCCAGCACGCCAATGACACCATCACTGTACGCTTTGGACTCAAGATCTCACAGCTGGTTGATGTG GATGAAAAGAACCAGCTGATGACTACAAATGTCTGGCTCTGGCAG gAGTGGGTTGACGTGAAGCTGAAGTGGAACCCAGATGACTATGGCGGTATTACCTCCATCAGAGTGCCTTCGGAGACTATATGGCTGCCTGACATCGTCCTGTATGAAAA TGCGGACGGTCGCTTTGAGGGTTCTCTGATGACCAAAGCCATTGTGCGCTGGGATGGTACCATAACATGGACTCCACCTGCCAGCTACAAGTCCTCCTGCACCATGGACGTCACCTTCTTCCCCTTTGACCGACAGAACTGCTCCATGAAGTTCGGCTCCTGGACTTACGATGGAAACATGGTGGACCTGGTCCTGGTGGATCACTATGTGGACCGCAAAGACTTCTTCGATAACGGCGAATGGGAGATCCTCAATGCCACAGGGGTCAAGGGCAGCAGGAGGGATGGGGTGTACTGGTACCCGTTTGTCACCTACTCCTTCATCCTCAAGAGATTGCCCTTGTTCTACaccctcttcctcatcatcccATGCCTCGGCCTCTCCTTTCTGACGGTGCTGGTGTTTTATTTGCCATCAGACGAAGGAGAGAAACTGTCACTTTCCACATCTGTGCTGGTGTCACTCACTGTGTTCCTCCTGGTCATAGAAGAAATCATCCCTTCGTCCTCAAAG gtgatCCCACTGATCGGAGAATACCTGCTCTTCATCATGATCTTCGTCACTTTCTCCATCATCGTCACCGTCTTTGTCATTAACGTCCACCACCGTTCCTCTGCTACTTACCACCCCATGGCCCCCTGGGTAAAGAGCCTCTTCCTTCAGAAACTGCCCAGACTGCTGTGTATGAGGGGGCACACTGACAG ATACCACTTTCCAGACATGGAGATGCGCAGCCCGGAGCTGAAGCCCCGCAGAGGTGTAGGGAGGAGGGGCGTTCCTGGCCACAGTGGTGGCCAGCAGAGAGGCCCCCTCGCAGGCAAGGAGGACGAGAACCAAGCCTGGCTGGCCATGCTGGAGAAAGCCACGAGTTCAGTTCGCTACATCAGCCGTCACATCAAAAAGGAGCACTTCATACGAGAG GTTGTTCAAGACTGGAAGTTCGTGGCTCAGGTGTTGGACAGGATTTTCCTGTGGGCCTTCCTCACGGTGTCAATACTGGGGACTGTCCTAATCTTCACCCCTGCTCTGCAGATGTACCTCAGCACACCTtga
- the chrnb3a gene encoding neuronal acetylcholine receptor subunit beta-3a isoform X2 — protein MLLSSASFRASYNDLPAQEDFVSLAEMEDSLLRNLFRGYQKWVRPVQHANDTITVRFGLKISQLVDVDEKNQLMTTNVWLWQEWVDVKLKWNPDDYGGITSIRVPSETIWLPDIVLYENADGRFEGSLMTKAIVRWDGTITWTPPASYKSSCTMDVTFFPFDRQNCSMKFGSWTYDGNMVDLVLVDHYVDRKDFFDNGEWEILNATGVKGSRRDGVYWYPFVTYSFILKRLPLFYTLFLIIPCLGLSFLTVLVFYLPSDEGEKLSLSTSVLVSLTVFLLVIEEIIPSSSKVIPLIGEYLLFIMIFVTFSIIVTVFVINVHHRSSATYHPMAPWVKSLFLQKLPRLLCMRGHTDRYHFPDMEMRSPELKPRRGVGRRGVPGHSGGQQRGPLAGKEDENQAWLAMLEKATSSVRYISRHIKKEHFIREVVQDWKFVAQVLDRIFLWAFLTVSILGTVLIFTPALQMYLSTP, from the exons ATGCTGCTGTCATCTGCATCTTTTAGAGCGAGTTACAATGA CCTTCCAGCTCAGGAAGACTTTGTGTCGCTGGCCGAGATGGAGGATTCCTTGTTGCGGAACCTTTTCAGGGGTTACCAGAAGTGGGTGCGGCCTGTCCAGCACGCCAATGACACCATCACTGTACGCTTTGGACTCAAGATCTCACAGCTGGTTGATGTG GATGAAAAGAACCAGCTGATGACTACAAATGTCTGGCTCTGGCAG gAGTGGGTTGACGTGAAGCTGAAGTGGAACCCAGATGACTATGGCGGTATTACCTCCATCAGAGTGCCTTCGGAGACTATATGGCTGCCTGACATCGTCCTGTATGAAAA TGCGGACGGTCGCTTTGAGGGTTCTCTGATGACCAAAGCCATTGTGCGCTGGGATGGTACCATAACATGGACTCCACCTGCCAGCTACAAGTCCTCCTGCACCATGGACGTCACCTTCTTCCCCTTTGACCGACAGAACTGCTCCATGAAGTTCGGCTCCTGGACTTACGATGGAAACATGGTGGACCTGGTCCTGGTGGATCACTATGTGGACCGCAAAGACTTCTTCGATAACGGCGAATGGGAGATCCTCAATGCCACAGGGGTCAAGGGCAGCAGGAGGGATGGGGTGTACTGGTACCCGTTTGTCACCTACTCCTTCATCCTCAAGAGATTGCCCTTGTTCTACaccctcttcctcatcatcccATGCCTCGGCCTCTCCTTTCTGACGGTGCTGGTGTTTTATTTGCCATCAGACGAAGGAGAGAAACTGTCACTTTCCACATCTGTGCTGGTGTCACTCACTGTGTTCCTCCTGGTCATAGAAGAAATCATCCCTTCGTCCTCAAAG gtgatCCCACTGATCGGAGAATACCTGCTCTTCATCATGATCTTCGTCACTTTCTCCATCATCGTCACCGTCTTTGTCATTAACGTCCACCACCGTTCCTCTGCTACTTACCACCCCATGGCCCCCTGGGTAAAGAGCCTCTTCCTTCAGAAACTGCCCAGACTGCTGTGTATGAGGGGGCACACTGACAG ATACCACTTTCCAGACATGGAGATGCGCAGCCCGGAGCTGAAGCCCCGCAGAGGTGTAGGGAGGAGGGGCGTTCCTGGCCACAGTGGTGGCCAGCAGAGAGGCCCCCTCGCAGGCAAGGAGGACGAGAACCAAGCCTGGCTGGCCATGCTGGAGAAAGCCACGAGTTCAGTTCGCTACATCAGCCGTCACATCAAAAAGGAGCACTTCATACGAGAG GTTGTTCAAGACTGGAAGTTCGTGGCTCAGGTGTTGGACAGGATTTTCCTGTGGGCCTTCCTCACGGTGTCAATACTGGGGACTGTCCTAATCTTCACCCCTGCTCTGCAGATGTACCTCAGCACACCTtga